Proteins from a single region of Eublepharis macularius isolate TG4126 chromosome 9, MPM_Emac_v1.0, whole genome shotgun sequence:
- the MOV10L1 gene encoding RNA helicase Mov10l1: MIDDLICFTNDAVMGNMLLQVGQRVIAVVEEDKTTNGFKAIKVEAVSDKWEGGSCVLHLGVDSELKTLIGTVTSVTACGGYINQTTSFSLKDVLENYEPYKGDWVQAEYFINPATCSSEAISVKPLRYKRIDKVQISSFCGRIGVVDDNVFFTLDSLILPDGYMPRRHDLVSVVVVESNQSCYTWRALCMAPSDKNGTFSGNGANFNEPYENLLKDKGGLMVSKLTDFGTLRLGEMKSMEIWIENKGQAAHCLISCKLGGWEKEKQFCLQISGECHQNSSESLTSVITPKIGDQMVGKSEKLNDEKENIEEKTVPSTEISLPPGTKTCVVILCTGKNPGRCKELLLLCFSDCIIGRYIEATIVTEEELQIAATEPFCRRKPQIAPAIQHTKAIVALPEVKRTTRRQLPSFIPQYPVPDRLKKCVENKWDVLIFQPCLGEGLCPANYKAFFSTLLWLEEIHEEMEMKDFALTGVTLKRNGNLLVVDVPGVTEGRPSLSAGEKVILKTQDYLEQISYLASIAEIHEEEVTLKLNPEFEQAYNDEPMDVEFTFSRTTTRRCHFAVEQAIHLQEKVLFPDHLTVQSPQVVNQWHDSECSGNTGRQSAAQGDKNEKEQNGNRKRLLKEKKAAVLTGVVAVATQTMNGMATSQPRDGSFFNPLLNEHQKLAVKRILSGECRPMPYIIFGPPGTGKTVTVIEAILQIHYRLSDSRILVCAPSNSASDLICVRLHDTNMLKPGAMVRVNASNRNEESLNDVIKLYCKDGEDIWQASRFRIIVITCSSAGMFYHIGIRTGHFTHVFVDEAGQASEPECLIPLGLISEISGQIVLSGDPMQLGPVIKSKIAAVYGLNVSLMERLMSRPLYLRDEDAFGACGSYNPLLVTKLVKNYRSHAALLTLPSKLFYHKELEVCADPSVANSLLGWEKLPKKGFPLVFHGMRGNEMREGHNPSWFNPTEAVQIMRYCCLLAKRISHTVSQTDIGVIAPYRKQVEKIRLLLHSVDLTDIKVGSVEEFQGQEFLVILVSTVRSNESSFYEMGHIMGFLANSKRFNVAITRSKALLIVVGNPHVLAKDPCFNALLDYSLSNGVYLGCDLPQELQSLNQ; this comes from the exons ATGATAGATGATTTAATTTGTTTCACCAATGACGCTGTCATGGGCAATATGCTATTGCAAGTTGGACAAAGAGTCATAGCTGTTGTTGAAGAGGATAAAACCACAAATGGATTCAAGGCAATCAAG gttGAAGCTGTCTCAGATAAATGGGAAGGTGGTAGCTGCGTGCTTCATCTTGGTGTGGACTCTGAACTAAAAACATTAATTGGAACTGTAACATCTGTTACCGCATGCGGTGGCTACATCAATCAAACAACATCCTTTTCCTTGAAGGATGTTCTTGAAA ACTATGAACCTTACAAAGGTGACTGGGTGCAAGCTGAATATTTTATTAACCCAGCAACTTGCAGCAGTGAAGCCATTTCTGTAAAGCCCTTGAGATATAAGAGAATTGACAAG GTTCAGATTTCCAGTTTTTGTGGAAGAATCGGTGTGGTAGATGACAATGTGTTTTTCACTCTGGATTCATTGATACTTCCTGATGGTTATATGCCCCGTAGACATGATCTGGTCAGTGTGGTTGTGGTGGAGAGTAACCAGTCATGTTATACTTGGAGAGCGCTTTGCATGGCTCCATCAGACAAAAATGG GACATTTTCAGGCAATGGAGCAAACTTTAATGAGCCATATGAAAACTTATTGAAGGACAAAGGAGGACTTATGGTATCGAAACTGACAGACTTTGGAACGCTCAGACTGGGCGAGATGAAAAGCATGGAAATCTGGATTGA GAATAAAGGACAAGCAGCACACTGTTTAATTAGCTGCAAATTAGGTGGCTGGGAAAAAGAGAAACAGTTTTGTCTTCAAATATCAGGAGAATGCCACCAGAATTCTTCAGAATCTCTAACATCAGTTATTACACCAA AAATTGGAGACCAGATGGTTGGAAAATCTGAAAAACTAAatgatgaaaaagaaaatatagaaGAAAAAACAGTGCCCAGTACAGAGATCTCTCTGCCTCCTGGTACAAAGACTTGTGTAGTGATTTTATGTACAGGAAA AAACCCTGGCCGTTGCAAAGAACTTCTGTTGCTCTGTTTTTCTGACTGCATTATTGGGCGCTACATTGAAGCAACTATAGTAACTGAGGAAGAGTTGCAAATAGCAGCCACTGAGCCGTTTTGCCGAAGAAAACCTCAGATTGCTCCAGCAATCCAGCACACAAAGGCAATTGTTGCTTTACCAGAAGTAAAAAG AACAACAAGAAGACAGCTACCAAGCTTCATCCCTCAATATCCTGTTCCTGACAGATTAAAGAAATGTGTGGAAAACAAGTGGGATGTTTTGATTTTCCAACCATGTCTCGGAGAG GGCCTCTGTCCAGCTAACTATAAAgcatttttttctactctgctgTGGCTTGAGGAAATCCATGAGGAGATGGAAATGAAGGATTTTGCCTTGACTGGAGTCACCTTGAAAAGGAATGGAAACTTACTGGTTGTTGACGTGCCTGGGGTCACAGAGGGTCGCCCTTCATTATCTGCAG GTGAGAAAGTGATATTGAAGACCCAAGATTACTTGGAGCAAATAAGTTACCTTGCATCTATCGCTGAG ATTCATGAAGAAGAAGTTACTCTGAAGCTCAACCCGGAGTTTGAGCAGGCTTATAATGATGAACCCATGGATGTGGAATTTACATTTAGTCG GACTACTACTAGGAGGTGCCATTTTGCAGTAGAACAAGCCATCCACCTGCAAGAAAAAG TTTTATTTCCAGACCATCTTACAGTGCAGTCTCCTCAAGTTGTCAATCAGTGGCATGATTCAGAGTGTTCTGGCAATACTGGAAGACAGAGCGCCGCACAGGGAGATAAG AATGAGAAGGAACAAAATGGTAACAGAAAAAGGCTTCTAAAGGAGAAAAAGGCGGCAGTTCTGACTGGCGTGGTTGCTGTTGCCACACAAACAA TGAATGGCATGGCAACATCTCAGCCAAGAGACGGCAGTTTCTTCAATCCTTTGCTGAATGAGCATCAGAAGCTAGCGGTGAAAAGGATACTTAGTGGTGAATGCCGTCCTATGCCTTATATTATCTTTGGACCACCTGGAACTGGCAAAACTGTAACAGTAATTGAAGCCATTTTGCAG ATACATTACCGTTTATCAGACAGCCGAATCCTAGTTTGTGCACCATCAAACAGTGCATCAGATCTAATTTGTGTACGACTTCATGACACCAACATGTTAAAGCCCGGAGCTATGGTCAGAGTGAATGCATCCAACAGAAATGAAGAG AGTCTGAATGATGTAATAAAGCTTTACTGCAAAGATGGAGAAGATATTTGGCAAGCATCTCGGTTTAGGATAATTGTCATCACATGCAGCAGTGCTGGAATGTTCTACCATATAGGAATAAG AACTGGACACTTCACTCATGTATTTGTGGATGAAGCAGGCCAGGCAAGTGAACCTGAATGCCTGATCCCATTGGGGCTGATCTCTGAAATCAGTGGGCAG ATAGTACTTTCAGGTGATCCAATGCAGCTAGGCCCAGTTATAAAATCTAAGATTGCTGCAGTTTATGGATTAAATGTTTCACTGATGGAGAGACTGATGTCTCGGCCTCTGTATTTGAGAGATGAAGATGCTTTTGGTGCTTGTGGGTCATATAATCCTCTATTG GTTACCAAGCTTGTGAAGAATTACCGATCTCATGCTGCACTGCTTACATTGCCATCTAAACTCTTTTACCACAAGGAGTTAGAAGTCTGTGCTGATCCGTCAGTGGCAAACTCTTTGTTAGGATGGGAGAAGTTGCCAAAGAAAGGTTTTCCACTGGTCTTTCATGGAATGAGA GGCAACGAAATGCGCGAAGGCCACAACCCCTCTTGGTTCAATCCTACAGAAGCAGTTCAGATAATGCGCTATTGTTGCCTGCTTGCTAAAAGGATCAGCCACACAGTGTCACAAACAGACATTGGAGTAATTGCACCTTATCGGAAGCAG GTGGAAAAAATCAGACTTCTCTTGCACAGTGTGGACCTGACAGACATCAAAGTCGGTTCTGTAGAGGAGTTTCAAGGACAAGAATTCCTGGTGATCCTCGTGTCAACG GTCCGGTCAAATGAGAGCTCATTTTATGAGATGGGGCACATTATGGGCTTCCTGGCTAATTCAAAGCGGTTTAATGTGGCAATTACCAGGTCTAAGGCACTGCTGATTGTAGTCGGAAATCCTCATGTGCTTGCCAAA GACCCTTGCTTTAATGCGTTATTGGACTACAGTTTGTCCAATGGAGTTTACCTTGGCTGCGACCTACCACAAGAGCTGCAAAGTCTGAATCAGTGA